A single window of Microplitis demolitor isolate Queensland-Clemson2020A chromosome 7, iyMicDemo2.1a, whole genome shotgun sequence DNA harbors:
- the LOC128667235 gene encoding uncharacterized protein LOC128667235 encodes MVRNYKSKNTHMSWNELAMAKAIEAVNQGEMGYLAASKAFGVPKTTLRRRSNFYKLNNDIEFVSSKGLPRKFTPVFSPVQESELVSYLKDLESRLFGLSSFEVRILAYQLAEKNQIKHPFVNGVAGEDWLQGFLKRNPTLSLRKPESTSAARAAGFNRIVIQNFFNLLKQIMEKYNLLPHRIFNVDETGCSSVPKTHGKIIVEKGKKQVGILTSAERGKNVTMELCVSASGQFLPPLFIFPRKRMKPNLLNNTIPGSWGLCHSSGWMQHDLFLQWFQWFVDQVKPTSEDPVLLILDGHTTHTNNLDVIDYARDHHVVILCLPPHCTHRLQPLDVSVMKPISSYYEQEVKKWLSEHPGRVVTPEVLPMLFSNALNKAAKPETIINGFRKTGIYPMNPDIFDSKDFAPADTTNSNKPPEEQSLENLTQSLSDLCKTDFIEGPEPEQQPEQQQLEQQELRQQEPEKPELQQQLEEPVIIPIASTSTGKPSLRPPSRYFRPQIIDESSDEEMEKSLTENITKTAASSKATMRQNTSKFYVTPYDIKPLPSRDSPPKKRRRGVTRILTSKQYRDELEEKKNNQKIKNIIAEKVTNKNKAPKIKKKKSSQKEDSDCHCLYCNGLYSESKESWIQCNNCKMWSHDSCASIEEDFSDEYTCDYCENN; translated from the exons atggtgcgcaattataaatcaaaaaatactcATATGTCATGGAATGAATTGGCTATGGCAAAAGCTATCGAAGCAGTTAACCAAGGAGAGATGGGATATCTTGCTGCTTCAAAAGCGTTTGGAGTACCAAAAACCACTCTGAGACGCCGatccaatttttataaattaaacaatgatATAGAGTTTGTATCATCGAAAG ggCTACCCAGAAAGTTTACTCCAGTTTTTAGTCCTGTGCAAGAATCCGAACTTGTCagttatttaaaagatttagaAAGTCGATTATTTGGATTATCAAGCTTCGAGGTGAGAATCCTCGCTTATCAGCTcgctgaaaaaaatcaaattaaacaTCCATTTGTAAATGGAGTAGCTGGAGAAGATTGGCTGCAAGGATTTTTGAAACGTAACCCCACCTTATCGTTACGCAAACCTGAAAGCACATCAGCAGCACGGGCAGctggtttcaatcggattgtcattcaaaatttttttaacttactaAAACAGATTATGGAAAAATACAATCTACTTCCTCATCGTATTTTTAACGTAGATGAAACTGGCTGTAGTAGTGTCCCAAAAACTCACGGGAAAATCATTGTTGAGAAAGGAAAAAAACAAGTTGGAATTTTAACGTCAGCTGAGCGAGGTAAAAATGTGACAATGGAGCTTTGTGTTTCAGCTTCAGGACAATTTTTACCACCATTGTTCATTTTTCCTCGTAAGCGTATGAAACCCAACTTGTTGAATAATACAATCCCAGGAAGTTGGGGGCTTTGTCATTCCAGTGGCTGGATGCAACATGATCTCTTCTTGCAGTGGTTCCAATGGTTTGTTGACCAGGTTAAGCCAACTTCTGAAGATCCAGTGCTGCTGATTTTGGATGGGCATACGACACACACTAACAATTTAGATGTGATTGACTACGCTCGTGATCATCACGTTGTAATTCTTTGCTTGCCACCTCATTGCACTCACCGTTTACAACCATTGGATGTCAGTGTAATGAAACCAATATCTTCTTATTATGAgcaagaagtaaaaaaatggttATCAGAGCACCCAGGAAGAGTCGTCACGCCTGAAGTTCTGCCAATGCTGTTCAGTAATGCATTAAATAAAGCAGCAAAGCCTGAAACTATAATAAATGGTTTCCGAAAAACTGGAATTTACCCAATGAATCCAGATATTTTTGACTCAAAAGATTTTGCTCCTGCCGACACTACCAATAGCAACAAACCACCTGAAGAACAATCACTAGAAAATCTGACCCAAAGTCTGAGTGATTTGTGCAAGACAGATTTTATTGAAGGACCTGAACCCGAGCAACAACCTGAACAGCAGCAACTTGAGCAACAAGAGCTTAGACAGCAAGAGCCAGAAAAACCTGAACTGCAACAACAACTTGAAGAGCCAGTAATTATTCCAATTGCCTCCACCTCCACTGGTAAACCATCGTTGAGGCCCCCATCTAGGTACTTTAGACCACAAATTATTGACGAAAGCTCCGATGAAGAGATGGAAAAATCTCTTACTGAAAATATCACTAAAACTGCTGCATCATCCAAAGCAACGATGAGACAAAACACATCGAAGTTTTATGTAACACCTTACGACATCAAGCCATTGCCATCAAGAGACTCCCCGCCAAAAAAACGACGTCGAGGTGTGACGAGGATTTTAACCAGTAAACAATACCGTGATGAgttggaagaaaaaaaaaataatcaaaaaataaaaaatataatagcagAAAAAGTCACTAATAAAAACAAAgctccaaaaattaaaaaaaaaaaaagttctcaaaAAGAAGACAGTGATTGCCATTGCCTGTATTGTAATGGACTCTATTCTGAATCAAAGGAATCATGGATTCAGTGCAATAACTGCAAAATGTGGTCTCACGATTCCTGTGCAAGTATTGAGGAAGATTTTTCAGATGAATATACCTGTGATtactgtgaaaataattaa